The following are encoded together in the Chaetodon auriga isolate fChaAug3 chromosome 4, fChaAug3.hap1, whole genome shotgun sequence genome:
- the akap8l gene encoding A-kinase anchor protein 8-like — protein sequence MDNRGYGSGYSSWGGGGSGNRGSGGFDLYGGGYKDSMSGLGGYGGGGGGGGGHMKRGLSGASLLSSTGTHADAVIAKINQRLDMLTQLEGGLKGSRGDRYDQYESFDSRSSALTSSRDLYRSGGSSYGYGDGRGDNMLLGQRGGSGFGGGIGLGGGGGFDSPSSSYGVAKMRQNMRDSFSSGQGGGSGGGGWAGAGRRSPRRGGSAGGRGAGGGFGSRRSDPTPLGGGGGQSHRGHSPGGGRGKLPSLLSNRMYPESGGFHQGSIQGPHDFPGRHFGGGPRAGRQRGRKRPLNKQAKPQRDVQKKRKQTLTAADEPESKMNKTESAGSEATQEQTEKNGDDSESKTAAAETKPTADGDKVSPKQEEKKSPQGKQTPVQGQDKHPKMRKRRGFLERVMFACSVCKFRSFYKEEMETHLESRFHKDHFKFLSSQLSKPTTDFLQEYLQNKFKKTEQRVTQLENHSAAICQMYKEQDLTRDLGMEHFMRKVEAAHCAACDLFIPMQPHLIQKHIKSPDHNYNRKGMMEQSKRASLSVARSILNHKIIGKKLESYLKGENPFSGNQDDQDPEDSMAMDVSELELTSETVDNQTDEAPVKDEPVAEGEMGQEAVEGEAEAAADAAAAAAEEEKMEEELGIEGEEEPEIQEEEEGFEVGEEEEEEGYVVRDEIGEEGLHGELDDEEEEEGLEAAEIEEEDKNDE from the exons ATGGACAACAGAGGCTACGGTTCTG GTTACTCCAGTTGGGGAGGTGGAGGGTCAGGCAACAGAG GTTCTGGTGGCTTTGACCTGTATGGGGGAGGTTATAAGGACTCGATGTCTGGGCTCGGGGgatatggaggaggaggaggaggaggaggaggccacaTGAAGAGAGGTCTCTCGGGAGCGTCCCTGCTCTCAtccacaggcacacatgcagatgcaGTCATTGCCAAGATTAACCAACGCCTGGACATGCTCACTCAGTTGGAGGGGGGTTTGAAAGGGTCTCGGGGTGACAG GTATGACCAGTACGAGTCATTCGACTCGCGCTCCTCCGCTCTCACCTCCTCCCGAGATCTCTACAGATCTGGCGGCAGTAGCTATGGTTATGGCGATGGCCGTGGGGACAACATGCTGTTGGGTCAGCGAGGAGGCTCGGGCTTCGGAGGGGGAATTGGGctagggggaggaggaggctttgACAGCCCCTCCTCTTCCTATGGAGTCGCTAAAATGCGACAGAATATGAGGGATTCCTTCAGCAGTGGCCAGGGAGGAGGctctggaggtggaggatgggCTGGAGCAGGCCGACGTTCCCCCAGAAGGGGTGGAAGTGCTGGGGGtcgaggagctggaggagggtTTGGAAGCCGCAGGTCTGACCCCACTCCATTAGGCGGAGGTGGTGGCCAGTCCCACCGCGGCCACTCTCCAGGAGGTGGTAGAGGCAAGCTCCCATCCCTCCTGTCCAACCGCATGTACCCTGAGAGTGGGGGCTTCCATCAGGGTTCCATTCAAGGGCCTCACGACTTTCCTGGGAGGCATTTTGGAGGGGGCCCACGGGCTGGCCGCCAGCGAGGCCGCAAGAGACCCCTCAACAAA CAGGCAAAACCACAACGTGATGTtcagaagaagagaaagcagACACTTACTGCAGCTGATGAGCCAGAGTCGAAGATGAACAAGACAGAGAGCGCAGGGTCAGAGGCGACCCAAG AGCAAACAGAGAAGAACGGTGATGACAGTGAATCAAAGACTGCAGCTGCG GAGACAAAACCCACTGCCGATGGAGATAAAG tTTCACccaaacaggaggagaagaaaagtcCACAGGGCAAACAGACCCCAGTCCAAGGTCAGGACAAGCACccaaaaatgaggaagaggaggggttTCCTGGAAAG GGTGATGTTCGCATGCTCTGTGTGCAAGTTCCGTTCGTTCTacaaggaggagatggagactCATCTTGAGAGTCGCTTCCACAAGGACCACTTTAAGTTCCTCTCCAGCCAACTGTCCAAGCCCACTACAGACTTCctacag GAATATTTGCAGAACAAGTTCAAGAAGACAGAACAGAGGGTTACTCAATTGGAAAATCACAGTGCTGCCATCTGCCAGATGTACAAAGAGCAGGACCTCACCAGGG ATCTCGGCATGGAGCACTTCATGAGGAAGGTGGAAGCTGCCCACTGTGCAGCATGTGACCTTTTTATCCCCATGCAGCCCCACCTGATACAGAAACACATCAAGTCTCCTGACCATAACTACAACCGGAAG GGTATGATGGAGCAGTCCAAGAGGGCCAGTCTGTCAGTTGCTCGTAGCATCCTGAACCACAAAATCATTGGCAAGAAGCTGGAGAGCTACCTTAAG GGTGAAAACCCATTCTCTGGAAACCAAGATGACCAGGACCCAGAAGACTCTATGGCGATGGACGTGTCTGAGCTGGAGTTGACCAGTGAGACAGTAGACAATCAGACAGACGAGGCACCGGTCAAGGATGAGCCAGTGGCCGAAGGAGAGATGGGCCAAGAGGCAGTTGAGGGTGaagcagaagctgctgcagatgctgcagcagcagcagcagaggaggaaaagatggaggaggaactAGGAatagaaggagaggaggagccaGAGAtccaggaagaggaggaaggtttTGAAGttggtgaggaggaagaggaggagggatacGTGGTGCGCGATGAGATTGGCGAAGAGGGATTACATGGTGAGctggatgatgaggaggaagaggaaggccTAGAGGCAGCAGAGATcgaggaggaagacaaaaatgatgaatga